A single window of Fusobacterium varium DNA harbors:
- a CDS encoding transposase, with protein MSQIYSIKNLLNIKDKNITFTENGISMENFKGVYSKIIHAKLSYSPNQCPHCHGKNIIKWGSKTSNIRLLKILEYNSILRLQKQRFRCKDCGKTFSAETDIVDKNCCISNDVKLAITLKLQKNISEKDIASDFNVSPNTVNRIINSFFKEHLPNKNYLPQALCFDEFKATNDCEGAMAFIFCNA; from the coding sequence TTGTCTCAAATCTATTCTATCAAAAATTTACTAAATATTAAAGATAAAAATATTACTTTTACTGAAAATGGAATTTCTATGGAAAATTTTAAAGGAGTATATTCTAAAATTATTCATGCTAAACTCTCTTATTCTCCTAATCAATGTCCTCACTGTCATGGAAAGAATATCATTAAATGGGGTTCTAAAACTTCAAATATTAGACTTCTAAAAATTTTAGAATATAACTCTATTTTAAGATTACAAAAACAAAGATTCCGTTGTAAAGATTGTGGCAAAACTTTCAGCGCTGAAACTGATATTGTTGATAAAAATTGTTGTATTTCTAACGATGTTAAATTGGCTATTACTCTTAAATTACAAAAAAATATTTCTGAAAAAGACATTGCTTCTGATTTTAATGTTTCTCCAAATACTGTTAATAGAATTATTAATTCTTTTTTTAAGGAACATTTACCTAATAAAAATTATCTTCCTCAAGCTTTATGCTTTGATGAATTTAAAGCTACTAATGACTGTGAAGGAGCTATGGCTTTCATTTTTTGCAATGCA
- a CDS encoding site-specific integrase gives MPITKEPNGTYTARFYITDAFGKRKQKKKRGFKTLKEAKQYEAEQITQKACSMSMTFASFYELYMNDIKKRVKESTFENKKNLFEKKLLPYFEKMKVENITPVTIRAWQNEMMSQKTKSGALFSQTYLKTLNNQLTAILNYAVKYYGLEYNPCNKAGSMGRKHAEEMKIWSIEEFERVAESAKEKPVTLLALKLLFWTGMRIGEMLALTIGDINFSKNIISINKSYQRLKSVDLITEPKTPKSRRQIEVTSTIIEELRNYINSLYCPSEKTRLFPFTKSLFEKDIKTFAAKAGVKIIRIHDLRHSHASLLLHKGLDIATISKRLGHENIETTFKIYAHIYDPNSQRMIEFLEELHTKK, from the coding sequence ATGCCTATCACAAAAGAGCCAAACGGAACGTATACAGCTAGATTTTATATAACTGATGCTTTCGGAAAAAGAAAACAAAAGAAAAAAAGAGGCTTTAAAACGCTAAAAGAGGCTAAGCAATACGAGGCGGAGCAAATAACACAAAAGGCTTGCTCAATGAGTATGACTTTTGCATCTTTTTATGAACTTTATATGAATGACATAAAAAAGAGGGTAAAAGAAAGCACTTTCGAAAATAAAAAGAATTTATTTGAAAAAAAGCTATTGCCTTATTTTGAAAAAATGAAAGTAGAAAATATTACGCCGGTAACTATACGGGCGTGGCAAAACGAAATGATGAGCCAGAAAACAAAAAGTGGAGCTCTTTTCTCTCAAACTTATTTAAAAACTCTAAATAATCAATTAACAGCGATTTTGAATTACGCTGTCAAATATTACGGATTGGAGTATAACCCTTGTAATAAGGCGGGAAGTATGGGGCGTAAACACGCGGAAGAAATGAAAATATGGAGTATAGAAGAGTTTGAAAGAGTAGCAGAAAGCGCAAAGGAAAAACCGGTCACACTTTTAGCTTTAAAACTTTTGTTTTGGACGGGTATGCGTATTGGAGAGATGCTGGCGCTTACTATTGGAGATATAAACTTTAGTAAAAATATTATCAGTATAAACAAAAGCTATCAACGACTTAAAAGCGTTGACTTAATTACAGAGCCTAAGACACCTAAAAGCCGTAGGCAAATAGAAGTCACTAGCACTATAATTGAAGAGTTGAGAAATTATATAAATAGCCTTTATTGCCCAAGTGAAAAAACTAGGCTGTTTCCATTTACTAAAAGCCTTTTTGAAAAAGATATAAAAACCTTTGCGGCTAAAGCAGGGGTAAAAATCATAAGAATACACGATTTGAGGCATAGCCACGCATCTTTATTACTACACAAAGGGCTAGATATTGCGACGATTTCAAAAAGATTAGGACACGAGAATATAGAAACGACCTTTAAAATTTATGCCCATATTTACGACCCGAATAGTCAAAGAATGATTGAGTTTTTAGAGGAATTGCACACTAAAAAGTAA
- a CDS encoding transcriptional regulator, translated as MSDFLTAEEVAKLCKVKMTKAYKVMKEVNEEMKEKGYMIIRGRVNRKFLYEKLGLEKRDE; from the coding sequence ATGTCTGATTTTTTAACAGCGGAAGAAGTAGCAAAACTATGCAAGGTCAAAATGACAAAGGCGTATAAAGTTATGAAAGAAGTAAACGAGGAAATGAAAGAAAAAGGTTATATGATAATAAGGGGTAGAGTAAACCGTAAGTTTTTATATGAAAAATTAGGACTTGAAAAGAGGGACGAGTAA
- a CDS encoding ParA family protein has product MAVKILVKNNKGGVGKSILSLWLAHGLSLENKKVLIITSDSQNNIPTFAGKSGEAKRLKTGLESWIKEGIGGVLELREQLFYIPLMTTKIDEKEVYKFSNFIEKLESRFDYIIIDASPVLELDNLFVEIADKIVIPTYLDDVTTESIIKFIKSVGLRKIKAIIPNRTHNSITEKKYYSALKKITDDNSILLTEQIKHSGLVTRIIAEGKTIFEAKNKYIDPIQKEIQRVIEVLKYE; this is encoded by the coding sequence ATGGCTGTAAAAATATTAGTGAAAAATAACAAAGGTGGTGTGGGTAAGTCAATTCTAAGCTTGTGGCTTGCTCACGGGCTTAGTCTTGAAAATAAAAAAGTATTAATAATAACATCGGATAGTCAAAACAATATACCTACATTCGCAGGGAAAAGCGGAGAGGCTAAAAGGTTAAAAACCGGGCTTGAAAGCTGGATAAAAGAGGGCATCGGGGGAGTATTGGAATTGAGAGAACAATTATTTTATATACCTCTAATGACGACCAAGATAGATGAAAAAGAGGTTTATAAATTTTCGAACTTTATTGAAAAGTTGGAGAGTAGATTTGATTATATCATTATTGATGCTAGCCCTGTACTTGAATTAGATAATTTATTTGTTGAAATAGCTGACAAAATAGTGATACCTACTTACTTGGACGACGTAACAACGGAAAGCATCATCAAGTTTATAAAAAGTGTAGGTTTGAGAAAGATAAAAGCTATCATACCAAACAGAACACATAACAGTATAACAGAGAAAAAATATTATTCGGCTTTAAAGAAAATAACTGATGATAACTCTATACTTTTAACAGAACAGATAAAACATTCCGGGTTAGTAACTAGAATAATAGCAGAGGGGAAAACAATTTTTGAGGCAAAAAATAAATATATAGACCCTATCCAAAAAGAGATACAAAGAGTAATTGAGGTGTTAAAATATGAGTAA
- a CDS encoding ATP-binding protein, which yields MKCNYCGKPYRELKDNEIPSFFPESIKELMRWVPECDCLEKLKAKEMEEAERKRQAECRANRVKRFKDISVVDTKFLQSTFNTADMTPAVMRLALKFTKAFLDNKTFGLFLYGKVGTGKTFASACIANELMANDKTVMSINLGLYLNKVSKEWGEAEQDVLEKVQQCDLLIVDDMGVEQVPDWLKDKVFNLIDARYRSKKSLIITTNLQLDNQNLTAEQIKNKLSIQSRFGSRVADRISEMCYQYRVAGESRRKFDLDSFKKAMDEY from the coding sequence ATGAAATGTAATTATTGTGGTAAACCTTATCGGGAATTAAAAGACAATGAGATACCCTCATTCTTTCCGGAAAGCATCAAAGAGTTGATGAGGTGGGTACCGGAATGTGATTGCCTTGAAAAGCTAAAGGCAAAAGAAATGGAAGAGGCAGAAAGAAAAAGACAGGCAGAGTGCAGAGCCAACAGGGTAAAAAGATTTAAAGATATTTCGGTTGTGGATACTAAATTTTTACAAAGCACTTTTAATACAGCGGATATGACCCCGGCGGTAATGAGATTGGCTTTAAAATTCACAAAAGCCTTTCTCGACAATAAAACCTTTGGTTTGTTTTTGTATGGCAAGGTAGGAACAGGCAAGACGTTTGCATCGGCTTGCATTGCTAACGAGCTTATGGCGAATGATAAAACGGTAATGTCTATTAATCTCGGGCTGTACTTGAATAAGGTTAGTAAGGAATGGGGAGAGGCAGAGCAAGACGTGTTGGAGAAAGTCCAACAATGCGACCTCTTAATCGTTGATGATATGGGGGTCGAACAGGTGCCGGATTGGCTCAAGGACAAGGTATTTAATTTGATAGATGCTAGATACAGGAGCAAAAAAAGCTTAATCATTACAACAAATTTACAACTAGATAATCAAAATTTGACAGCGGAACAAATAAAAAATAAGCTGTCAATACAAAGCCGGTTTGGTAGCCGTGTAGCTGACCGTATTAGTGAAATGTGTTATCAATATAGAGTTGCTGGAGAGAGTAGGAGAAAATTTGATTTAGACAGCTTTAAAAAGGCAATGGACGAGTATTGA
- a CDS encoding phage replisome organizer N-terminal domain-containing protein — MSKKYFWLKLNVDFFEREEVKLIENMPNGKEYIIFYMKLLLKSANSDGKLLFKDVIPYTEDMLATVTGINVDVVRTAVKLFLKLGLMQKLGDGALFMLETQKMIGCETEYAKKKREYREKKKVEAIEDKSGTKKDVVQIEDRTKKDIEKTDDDIVQIGEKTKKDNVLQEIEIEIEKEIEIEIEKEIDIEIEKDIREKEKENSLTHSQSIKEKFSNLLLMIAQATKTTVHQVSLQINPMEIIDRLDDYIEAINQSEYLQGKSSTLPVIRNYTQVDKVLSGFYKTYDNKSNSKLDVNDVEFAERDDHIEF, encoded by the coding sequence ATGAGTAAAAAATATTTTTGGTTAAAGCTAAATGTAGATTTTTTTGAAAGAGAAGAAGTTAAGCTTATAGAAAATATGCCAAACGGGAAAGAATACATAATTTTTTATATGAAACTTTTATTAAAGAGTGCTAATTCAGACGGTAAATTATTATTCAAAGATGTTATACCCTACACAGAGGATATGCTGGCTACTGTAACAGGAATAAATGTTGATGTTGTTAGAACAGCTGTAAAATTATTTTTAAAATTGGGTTTAATGCAAAAATTAGGTGATGGGGCTTTATTTATGCTTGAAACTCAAAAAATGATAGGTTGTGAAACTGAATATGCTAAAAAAAAGAGAGAATATAGAGAAAAGAAAAAAGTAGAGGCTATCGAGGACAAAAGCGGGACAAAAAAGGACGTTGTCCAAATTGAAGACAGGACAAAAAAAGACATAGAAAAGACAGATGATGATATTGTCCAAATTGGAGAGAAGACAAAAAAAGACAATGTCCTACAAGAGATAGAGATAGAGATAGAGAAAGAGATAGAGATAGAGATAGAGAAAGAGATAGATATAGAGATAGAGAAAGATATAAGAGAAAAAGAGAAAGAAAACTCGCTCACTCATTCTCAAAGTATTAAAGAAAAGTTTTCAAATCTCTTATTGATGATAGCTCAAGCAACTAAAACAACAGTACATCAAGTGTCATTACAAATAAACCCTATGGAGATAATAGACAGGCTAGATGATTACATTGAGGCTATAAATCAATCTGAATACTTGCAAGGTAAATCATCAACTTTGCCGGTCATAAGAAATTATACGCAAGTGGATAAGGTTTTATCGGGATTTTATAAAACTTATGACAACAAGAGCAATAGCAAGCTAGATGTAAATGATGTCGAATTTGCTGAACGTGATGACCACATAGAATTTTAA
- a CDS encoding helix-turn-helix transcriptional regulator has protein sequence MNLADAIKKELEEKRITQVELGKKLNQNRQAINKHLSSWKKGKTPTISLLKKWCNAIGCDYKKFLPYL, from the coding sequence ATGAATTTAGCTGATGCCATAAAGAAAGAACTTGAAGAAAAAAGAATAACACAAGTTGAATTAGGCAAAAAATTAAATCAAAATAGGCAAGCTATTAACAAGCATCTTAGTAGTTGGAAAAAGGGGAAAACTCCAACAATCTCACTGTTAAAAAAGTGGTGTAATGCTATAGGGTGTGATTATAAAAAATTTTTGCCTTATTTGTAA
- a CDS encoding helix-turn-helix transcriptional regulator, translating into MTIGEFLKIKRKEKGLSLRQVAYKINVSHTNVADTEKGIIKKESTILKIMSALNLTPKEKEEALRLLIEEIAPKDLQNEMLALKKGLVIQNNSNMGNITVGSNIKISPNTNNLILNLDGLTDEQIEEVKKYIEFLKVQNQIKGK; encoded by the coding sequence ATGACTATTGGCGAGTTTTTAAAAATAAAAAGGAAAGAAAAAGGGTTGTCATTAAGGCAAGTGGCATATAAAATAAATGTTTCTCATACAAATGTTGCTGATACAGAAAAAGGTATTATAAAAAAAGAAAGTACCATTTTAAAAATAATGTCTGCGCTAAATCTTACGCCTAAGGAAAAAGAAGAGGCTTTAAGACTTTTGATTGAAGAGATAGCCCCAAAAGATTTGCAAAACGAGATGCTAGCTTTGAAAAAAGGACTTGTTATACAAAATAATAGCAATATGGGAAATATCACAGTAGGTAGTAATATTAAAATTTCTCCAAACACTAATAATTTAATTTTAAATTTAGATGGTTTAACAGATGAGCAAATAGAAGAGGTTAAAAAATATATTGAGTTTTTAAAAGTGCAAAATCAAATAAAAGGAAAGTAA
- a CDS encoding 3'-5' exonuclease: MSVINNFKNLSKLDKVFVVWFILVLISLVDSSFIEFLFSILGLLFWYIICRIIKNKFFIKTDDKNIIMPEHVIIHLDTTGLNSGKDEILKITALRVINGEIKDVFNEYIKPKCKISDEITKINGISNEMVEHSKTIEEVLPNFKKFLKDDDFLVGYNVQFCINFLRSVFIRISKAEDYFNYNSIDVLTLVKIIINKRLPSRKLSDVAKALKIKNEASTLNIDKNTYFCFKVFNYFKKNVVNADGNWNIKFLKDNYILDEKMEL, from the coding sequence ATGAGCGTTATAAATAATTTTAAGAATTTATCCAAATTGGATAAGGTTTTTGTTGTGTGGTTTATCTTAGTTTTAATAAGTCTAGTTGATAGTAGTTTTATCGAATTTTTATTTTCTATTTTGGGGCTATTATTTTGGTATATTATTTGTAGAATAATAAAAAATAAATTTTTTATTAAAACAGACGATAAAAATATTATTATGCCTGAACACGTAATTATTCATCTTGACACCACTGGATTGAACAGTGGAAAAGATGAAATTCTTAAAATTACAGCTCTTCGTGTTATCAATGGAGAGATTAAAGATGTTTTTAACGAATATATTAAACCTAAGTGTAAAATTTCTGATGAGATTACAAAAATAAATGGAATTTCTAATGAAATGGTTGAACATTCCAAAACTATTGAAGAGGTATTACCTAATTTTAAAAAATTCTTAAAAGATGATGATTTTCTTGTTGGCTACAATGTTCAATTTTGCATTAATTTTTTAAGAAGTGTTTTTATTCGCATTTCTAAGGCAGAAGATTATTTTAATTATAATTCTATTGATGTATTGACTTTAGTAAAAATTATTATTAACAAAAGATTACCTTCAAGAAAGTTATCAGATGTTGCTAAAGCTTTAAAAATAAAAAATGAGGCATCAACTTTGAATATTGATAAGAATACTTATTTTTGTTTTAAAGTTTTTAATTATTTCAAAAAAAATGTTGTTAACGCTGATGGTAATTGGAATATTAAATTTTTAAAAGATAACTATATTTTAGATGAGAAGATGGAACTTTAA
- a CDS encoding phage holin family protein has product MVSEVLSEITKINFGDIIYTTTTGTLIFFIGGVDNAFIGLLSFMLFDYVTGWIKAYKAGNLNSQVARYGITKKALVLIVVAMSNIVDIIMHTTTMSVNCRFIIICFYIGNEGLSILENVALMGVSVPNKLKKVLEQYKNEEVKVEAKNE; this is encoded by the coding sequence GTGGTTAGTGAAGTATTGAGCGAAATAACTAAAATAAACTTTGGAGATATTATCTATACAACGACAACAGGAACGTTGATATTTTTTATAGGGGGCGTTGATAACGCTTTTATAGGGTTACTATCTTTTATGCTGTTTGATTATGTTACGGGCTGGATAAAGGCGTATAAAGCGGGAAATTTAAACTCACAAGTGGCGAGATATGGCATCACTAAAAAGGCTCTTGTATTAATAGTTGTGGCTATGAGTAATATTGTAGATATTATTATGCACACAACAACAATGAGCGTGAATTGTAGGTTTATAATTATATGTTTTTATATTGGAAATGAGGGACTTTCGATATTAGAAAACGTAGCTTTAATGGGCGTATCTGTGCCCAATAAGTTAAAAAAGGTATTAGAACAGTATAAAAACGAAGAGGTAAAAGTAGAGGCAAAAAATGAATAA
- a CDS encoding RNA-directed DNA polymerase, whose amino-acid sequence MKRIGNVFDKIISYENLLNAHLRARKGKSHYTEVKEVNSNTERYIANLRFLLANDLYFINSSDYKREIINDKGKEREILKLSYYPHRIVQWAIMLQIEDRFLKNMIYDTYASIENRGLHMGAKRVKKAMLKDPEGTKYCLKIDMKKYYPSIDNRILFEIVKTKIKDTRLLELIKNIIFSVGSDKGQPIGSLWSQWAGNLYLSCLDHYVKEKLGIKYYFRYCDDIVILGDNKKRLHGVREAIKKYIESELKLSLKENYQIFPSRVRGVDFLGYRFFGNYILLRKRVLKNMKKALIKLRNKEVLSYHDNCTINSYKGWLNFCNSYRLKEKYFIPLKDKKYINKDGKLRRVNIW is encoded by the coding sequence TTGAAAAGAATTGGAAACGTATTCGATAAAATAATATCTTATGAAAATCTATTAAACGCTCACTTGAGAGCTAGGAAAGGAAAATCACATTACACGGAAGTAAAAGAAGTAAATAGCAATACAGAAAGATATATCGCTAATTTAAGATTTTTACTTGCTAATGATTTATACTTTATAAATTCGAGTGATTATAAAAGGGAAATTATCAACGACAAAGGAAAAGAAAGAGAAATCTTAAAACTTTCGTATTACCCACATAGGATAGTCCAATGGGCGATAATGTTACAAATAGAGGATAGATTTTTAAAAAATATGATTTACGATACCTATGCAAGCATAGAAAATAGAGGGTTGCATATGGGAGCTAAAAGAGTAAAAAAAGCAATGTTAAAAGACCCAGAGGGTACAAAGTATTGCTTAAAAATTGATATGAAAAAATACTATCCAAGCATAGATAATAGAATTTTATTTGAGATAGTAAAAACTAAAATAAAAGATACTAGACTTTTAGAACTGATAAAAAATATTATTTTTAGTGTGGGGAGCGATAAGGGACAACCTATCGGTTCATTATGGTCGCAATGGGCAGGAAATTTATATTTATCGTGTTTAGACCACTATGTCAAAGAAAAATTAGGAATTAAATATTATTTTCGTTATTGTGATGACATTGTAATACTTGGAGATAATAAAAAAAGGTTGCACGGAGTGAGAGAGGCAATAAAAAAGTATATTGAGAGTGAATTAAAATTAAGTTTAAAAGAGAATTATCAAATATTTCCATCGAGAGTAAGAGGGGTAGACTTTTTAGGATATAGATTTTTCGGTAATTACATTTTACTTAGAAAAAGAGTTTTAAAAAATATGAAAAAAGCTCTAATAAAATTAAGAAATAAAGAGGTATTAAGCTATCACGATAATTGTACAATAAACTCGTATAAAGGTTGGTTGAATTTTTGTAACAGTTATAGATTAAAAGAAAAGTATTTTATACCCTTGAAAGATAAAAAATATATTAACAAAGACGGAAAATTAAGGAGAGTGAACATATGGTAA
- a CDS encoding DUF2313 domain-containing protein, whose product MNKNNEKLINIIHKIFRKDPYILALFESWGIALDELENKLKLLSQEYLFSTMSNERIKELEKELAYKTISKTLEGKRTEIEARWKMSGKCDVELLQTIANSWRNGVIKVLFVDATIEIKFVSLVGIPDDLDTLKFMIDEAKPAHLPINFSFMYRTWGMLPPRTWGQIGAYTWKELREKEGV is encoded by the coding sequence ATGAACAAAAATAATGAAAAATTAATAAATATTATTCACAAAATATTTAGAAAAGACCCGTATATTTTAGCTCTTTTTGAAAGTTGGGGCATCGCTCTTGACGAGCTGGAAAATAAATTAAAACTATTATCTCAAGAATATCTCTTTTCTACAATGTCAAATGAGCGTATAAAAGAATTAGAGAAAGAATTAGCTTATAAAACTATCTCGAAGACTTTAGAGGGAAAAAGAACAGAAATAGAGGCGCGTTGGAAAATGTCCGGGAAATGTGATGTTGAACTTTTACAAACTATTGCTAACAGTTGGAGAAATGGAGTAATAAAAGTGTTGTTTGTAGATGCAACTATCGAAATAAAGTTTGTTTCTCTTGTGGGAATACCTGATGATTTAGACACTCTAAAGTTTATGATAGACGAGGCGAAACCCGCTCATTTACCAATTAATTTTAGTTTTATGTACAGAACGTGGGGAATGTTGCCCCCACGTACTTGGGGGCAAATAGGTGCTTACACTTGGAAAGAGTTGAGAGAAAAAGAGGGGGTATAA
- a CDS encoding baseplate J/gp47 family protein produces the protein MSNYKSKTKDEILKNILNEMPAEYLKTPGTFTHDLSNALAIVMQPYESEIEKAWKYFDISSLTGEELEKRVQQLKGIVRKQATYAVGELTLTGNGAVKVGDLFETPNAVQFMSLEDKKITDIGKIKIQAVQAGTVGNVGAKSVVLMPITIQGIKTCINERATYDGFEAEDDASLLDRYYIAVRTPATSGNKYHYMQWSREVVGVGNSKVFPLWNGRNTVKVIIIDSNKQPASAELVEKVQNYIDPKGEDDELWGAGYGTAPIGAYCTIQSAVAKEIVVDVKIILETGEDIENVKKEIEKNIVGFLQEIAFKKDYVSYSLIASALLDTDGVAEWTELSINKGTSNVTIGVEEVAVLKEVNVYEQK, from the coding sequence ATGTCTAATTACAAAAGTAAAACTAAAGATGAAATACTAAAAAATATATTGAATGAGATGCCCGCTGAATATTTAAAAACACCGGGAACATTTACGCACGATTTATCAAATGCCCTCGCAATAGTAATGCAACCTTACGAAAGCGAAATAGAAAAAGCGTGGAAATACTTTGATATAAGCTCTTTAACAGGGGAAGAGCTAGAAAAGAGAGTGCAACAGTTAAAAGGTATTGTAAGAAAACAGGCAACGTATGCAGTAGGGGAATTGACCCTCACAGGCAACGGAGCTGTAAAGGTTGGAGATTTATTTGAAACCCCGAACGCTGTACAATTTATGTCTTTAGAAGATAAAAAAATAACAGATATAGGGAAAATAAAAATTCAAGCAGTGCAAGCGGGAACGGTTGGAAATGTAGGAGCTAAAAGCGTTGTATTAATGCCCATAACAATTCAAGGGATAAAGACTTGCATTAATGAGCGAGCCACATACGACGGCTTTGAGGCGGAAGATGACGCCTCACTATTAGACCGTTATTATATAGCAGTTAGAACACCAGCAACAAGTGGAAACAAATATCACTATATGCAATGGTCGAGGGAAGTTGTGGGCGTGGGGAACTCAAAAGTTTTTCCACTCTGGAATGGTAGAAATACCGTAAAGGTCATCATAATTGATAGTAATAAGCAACCAGCCAGTGCAGAGCTAGTGGAAAAAGTACAAAATTATATAGACCCTAAAGGCGAAGATGATGAGCTTTGGGGGGCGGGATATGGAACGGCGCCCATCGGAGCTTATTGCACAATACAGTCGGCAGTGGCTAAAGAGATAGTTGTAGATGTTAAGATAATACTTGAAACGGGCGAGGATATTGAGAATGTAAAAAAAGAGATTGAAAAAAATATTGTAGGATTTTTACAAGAGATAGCTTTTAAAAAAGATTATGTATCCTATTCATTGATAGCAAGTGCCTTGCTAGATACGGACGGCGTAGCAGAATGGACAGAATTAAGCATCAATAAAGGGACAAGTAATGTCACAATAGGAGTTGAAGAGGTTGCAGTTTTAAAAGAGGTAAATGTATATGAACAAAAATAA
- a CDS encoding DUF2634 domain-containing protein has translation MGIFPVRMTEEIQKTVVDEQKNGYKDIFFDVKSKKIVVEDGKVQIATKKQQIQQWLYLLINTEFGKYKVYENTEFGISFLYEMRGREYYSSGFTIAQIQDELIEKIKLHKYIDEVIEIKIEKDFNSLIITIVLKVDAETVESEVIYNV, from the coding sequence ATGGGCATCTTTCCGGTAAGAATGACAGAAGAAATACAAAAAACCGTAGTAGATGAGCAAAAAAACGGGTATAAAGATATATTTTTCGATGTAAAATCAAAAAAAATAGTAGTAGAAGACGGAAAAGTGCAAATAGCGACTAAAAAACAGCAGATACAGCAATGGTTGTACTTGCTTATAAATACAGAATTTGGAAAGTATAAAGTATATGAAAATACAGAGTTCGGTATAAGTTTTTTGTATGAAATGCGAGGGCGAGAATATTATAGTTCGGGATTTACCATCGCACAAATACAAGATGAATTGATAGAAAAAATAAAGTTGCATAAATACATTGATGAGGTAATAGAGATAAAAATAGAAAAAGATTTTAATAGCTTAATAATAACTATTGTCTTGAAAGTTGATGCAGAAACGGTCGAAAGCGAGGTAATATATAATGTCTAA
- a CDS encoding DUF2577 family protein, with the protein MQSNADFVAKFFKGAIPRKEFQVCVGVVIKPPPELTISIMDGKYILYPRMLYMNDRLFDDHTRTYELTGEMTEYNFQNTTSSEPVGDHPAHPINELAGKGNYKATGTFINTDTLKKGDLVRVTPTENGQMWIVDFKVRKIKK; encoded by the coding sequence ATGCAGAGTAATGCTGATTTTGTAGCAAAATTTTTTAAAGGGGCAATACCTAGAAAAGAATTTCAAGTTTGCGTGGGTGTAGTCATAAAACCACCGCCCGAGCTAACTATAAGCATAATGGACGGTAAATATATCTTATATCCTCGTATGTTGTATATGAATGATAGATTATTTGATGATCATACAAGAACATATGAGTTGACCGGAGAAATGACAGAGTATAATTTTCAAAATACAACATCATCAGAGCCGGTGGGCGACCACCCGGCACACCCAATCAACGAATTGGCTGGGAAGGGGAATTATAAAGCAACAGGGACTTTTATTAATACCGATACGCTAAAAAAGGGGGACTTGGTAAGAGTAACCCCTACTGAAAACGGGCAAATGTGGATAGTAGATTTCAAGGTACGGAAAATAAAGAAATAA